GCCTCGCTGGGCAATGGCTTATAAATACAAGGCCGAAAAAGCTGAAACTGAACTTCAGACGGTCACTTATCAGGTCGGAAGAACCGGCGCCATAACGCCCGTTGCAAACCTAAAACCCGTACTTTTGGCCGGGACCGTTGTGAAGCGTGCAAGTCTTCATAACGAAGACATCATCAGAAAACTCGGGCTTTATGAACATGACTTTGTGTATGTGGAAAAAGGCGGCGAAATTATTCCGAAGATTGTAGGTGTAAATCTTGCGAAGAGAAATCCCGCGAATGCCGAAATCCAGTACATCAAAAACTGCCCGGAATGCAGCACAGCACTGATCCGCGTCGAAGATCAGGCGATCCATTTCTGCCCGAACGAGCTGCACTGTCCGCCACAGGTAATCGGAAGGATGATTCATTATGTTTCAAGAAAAGCTTTAAATATAGAAAATCTGGGAAGCGAAACGATTGAACAGCTGTATCGCGAAAAACTCGTTGAAAACCCCGCAGACTTTTATGCACTGACTAAAGAACAGCTTTTGCCACTTGAGCGGATGGCCGAAAAATCTGCCCAGAACATTATAACAGGTATTGAAAAATCAAAAGAAATTGCATTTGAAAAGGTGCTTTTCGGGATTGGAATAAAGCATGTGGGCGAAACGGTTGCTAAAAAACTGGTTAAGAATTTCAATTCGATTGATGACTTAAAAAATGCGACAGCTGCAGAACTTGTTCAGGTTGAAGATATCGGCCTGAAAATCGCTGAAAGCATCACCGAATTTTTTAAGAATCCAGAAAATGTCTTGATGATAGAGCGGCTGAAATCTTACGGAGTTAAGCTCGAAAAAGGCGCCGACACCCACGAAGTGCTTAGCAATGCGCTGGATGGAAAGACCTTTCTTTTCACCGGAAAACTATCTCTTTTCACGCGTGATGATGCCGAAGAAATGGTAGAAAAGCACGGAGGTAAAAATATTTCAGCGGTATCTAAAAACCTTGATTTTCTTGTAGTGGGCGAAAAAGCCGGCAGCAAACTTAAAAAAGCACAGGAAATCGGCACCATCACCATTCTGGACGAACAGCAGTTTTTGGATTTACTTCAAGCCTGAAACGCCCAATTTATTTAAAACTACTATCTCTAATGATCAATATTCAAATCAGCAATAAACTTTCAGAAAACCACCGCCAGGAATTTTCATTTTTCACCGAAAGTTCGTGGGCAAATCTTAACGAAACTTTCAATAACATTCCACCTGCGCATTTTTCAGCAAAAAAAGATGAGACCTTTGTTGCCGTTTTAAATGATGTTGTGCATTATTTTATCGGTTTAGGTAAAGATCCTCAAAACTTTGAAATTCAAGCAACTGCCTCGAAATTTTCCAACGATTTCAGGAAAAAAATCCAGTCGCAGGACACGTTGCTGAATATGGCAAATTTAAATGAAGGACAGATAAAAAGCATTATTGAAGGGTTGTATTTAGGAACTTACAATTATCCTTTCAAAGGAGATCATCCCTTTTTCAATCTGAAATTCACTCTGGTTTCGGATGCATTAAATGAGGAAGACCTCCAAAATTTACAACAACGTACAAAAGCCCTGTGCGAAGGTCAATTTACGTGCATGGAATGGCTGAACAAACCGCAAAACCACAAACGCATCCCTCAGATCACTCAGTTCTTCCACTCAGTTGCGGAAAAATATGGTTTGAAAATCTCCGTTTTTGACCGGCAAAAATGCCTCGAACTGGGCCTGGGTGCATTTTTGGCGGTAAATCAGGGCAGTTCGCAGGACGCCGCATTTACAGTCATCGAATATAATTGTGGCAGAACAGATGCAAAAACGGTTGGTCTCGTTGGTAAATGTGTACTATTCGACACCGGCGGAATTTCAATTAAAAACTCAGAGAACCTGCACTATATGAAATCTGACATGGGTGGCGCAACTGCGGTGATCGGTACCTTAATTTCAGCAGCAGAACTTAAGCTACCCGTTAATATAATCGCCGTTTTGCCGGTGACCGACAATGCAGTTTCCAACGAGGCTTACCTTCCGAGCGATGTGGTGAAAGCTTACAACGGCAAAACCATTGAAGTGCTGGATACCGATGCTGAAGGACGTATGACGCTGGCTGACGGCCTTTCGTATCTTGCCAAAAACTACCAAACGGATGCCCTGATCGATCTGGCAACATTAACCGGAAGCTCGGTAAGAATGTTCGGCGGAACCTGCGCCGCTTACTTTTCGAATAACGCGGAACTGCGGCAGGCGCTTGAAAAATCAGGCGATTTAACAAACCAACGGTTGTGGAATCTGCCGCTGTGGGACGTTTGGAAAGACGAATTCAAATCGGATGTGGCAGACTTTAAGAATATCTCATTAAAGCCTTACGGCGACTGTATTGTTGCAGCTAAATTCCTCGAGCAGTTTATCGAAGAACATGCAAGCTGGGCACACCTCGATATAGCCGGAACGGCGTTCGGAAATGTCCCCTATATGAAAGAAAAAGGCGCAACCGGTTATGGGGTGCAGTTGCTGGTAAATTTTTTAGAAAATTTTTAAAATAAAATTAGCACAGTACAAATTTTCTCTGTATAATTGATAGTGAGTTTTTCGAATAATTAAACTTTGTTAAAAATCTTTCAGGATTAGTTAACAGATTTTAAAATTTATTCGCAATAATTCAGCATAATCAAATAAACACATATGGCGGAAAATACTGTGGTTTGCATCGCCAGCTACTACAAGGGCTACGATTTTATAGACGAGTTGCACAAGTTGGGCAACAAAATTATCCTGATCACCTCCGAAAACATTAAGGAAAAGAACTGGCCGTGGCATGCGATCGACGAGGTTTTTTACATGCACGAAACAGAACCATCGGTTTGGGATCTTAATCATCTGGTGCAGGGTTTTTCACATTTAATGATCAGCCGCAAAATCGACGCGCTGGTAGCCCTCGACGATTATGACGTAGAAAAAGCCGCGATGGTGCGCGAAACCTTCCGTATCCCGGGCATGGGCCAGACCACGCACCGCTACTTCCGCGATAAACTGGCCATGCGTCAGATGGCAAAGGATTCTGGTATAGACGTTCCGGAATTTTCCTCAATTTTCAATGATGAAGTTGTGCAGAATTTCACGGCGAAAGTGCCGGCGCCATGGGTACTTAAACCGCGTTCCGAAGCATCTGCCACCGGAATCATTAAAATAAATTCAACTGACGAACTGCGTGCAGCCATCGAAAAAACAGGCACCGAACGTTACCGTTTTCTGCTTGAGAGTTTTAAACCTGGCGATGTTTTTCATGTAGACAGTCTGGTTTATAACCGTGAAATCGTATTCACTTCGGCTTCCCAGTATCTGTCGCCGCCCATGCAGATATCTCACGATGGCGGCGTTTTCCGCACCAAAACCCTGAGCCGCTCATCAGACGAGTACAAAGCCCT
This window of the Flavobacteriaceae bacterium 3519-10 genome carries:
- a CDS encoding DNA ligase, which gives rise to MPENIQQKIDALRKEIHQHNYSYYSLDEPTISDFEFDLKLKELQDLELQFPEFYDNNSPTLRVGGQITKNFPTVQHQFRMFSLDNSYDFNDLEEWEKRIRKTLNEPVEFVAELKYDGASISILYENGKLNEAVTRGDGFQGDEITSNVKTISQIPMQLHGDFPERFFMRGEIYLTHQNFEKINKRREEEGLDPFMNPRNTASGSLKMQDSGEVRKRGLSAVLYQFISENTAAQTHWELLQKAKSWGFRISDQAKLCADLDEVKAFINFWDENRHTLAFDIDGIVVKVNDLAQQRVLGYTAKSPRWAMAYKYKAEKAETELQTVTYQVGRTGAITPVANLKPVLLAGTVVKRASLHNEDIIRKLGLYEHDFVYVEKGGEIIPKIVGVNLAKRNPANAEIQYIKNCPECSTALIRVEDQAIHFCPNELHCPPQVIGRMIHYVSRKALNIENLGSETIEQLYREKLVENPADFYALTKEQLLPLERMAEKSAQNIITGIEKSKEIAFEKVLFGIGIKHVGETVAKKLVKNFNSIDDLKNATAAELVQVEDIGLKIAESITEFFKNPENVLMIERLKSYGVKLEKGADTHEVLSNALDGKTFLFTGKLSLFTRDDAEEMVEKHGGKNISAVSKNLDFLVVGEKAGSKLKKAQEIGTITILDEQQFLDLLQA
- a CDS encoding Leucyl aminopeptidase; this encodes MINIQISNKLSENHRQEFSFFTESSWANLNETFNNIPPAHFSAKKDETFVAVLNDVVHYFIGLGKDPQNFEIQATASKFSNDFRKKIQSQDTLLNMANLNEGQIKSIIEGLYLGTYNYPFKGDHPFFNLKFTLVSDALNEEDLQNLQQRTKALCEGQFTCMEWLNKPQNHKRIPQITQFFHSVAEKYGLKISVFDRQKCLELGLGAFLAVNQGSSQDAAFTVIEYNCGRTDAKTVGLVGKCVLFDTGGISIKNSENLHYMKSDMGGATAVIGTLISAAELKLPVNIIAVLPVTDNAVSNEAYLPSDVVKAYNGKTIEVLDTDAEGRMTLADGLSYLAKNYQTDALIDLATLTGSSVRMFGGTCAAYFSNNAELRQALEKSGDLTNQRLWNLPLWDVWKDEFKSDVADFKNISLKPYGDCIVAAKFLEQFIEEHASWAHLDIAGTAFGNVPYMKEKGATGYGVQLLVNFLENF
- a CDS encoding ATP-dependent carboxylate-amine ligase domain protein, ATP-grasp, with product MAENTVVCIASYYKGYDFIDELHKLGNKIILITSENIKEKNWPWHAIDEVFYMHETEPSVWDLNHLVQGFSHLMISRKIDALVALDDYDVEKAAMVRETFRIPGMGQTTHRYFRDKLAMRQMAKDSGIDVPEFSSIFNDEVVQNFTAKVPAPWVLKPRSEASATGIIKINSTDELRAAIEKTGTERYRFLLESFKPGDVFHVDSLVYNREIVFTSASQYLSPPMQISHDGGVFRTKTLSRSSDEYKALHTANAKVLKSFGLVNGATHTEFIRGNADGKWYFLETSSRVGGAHIPDLVEASSGINLWREWARIENALLNHTEYQAPEPTDFFSGLIIALIKEQNVRQEEFECEEVLKFLPLDYHAAIVYKSESGAKIQQRLDEAAEKITGNYLNILPPRGKPSS